The genomic DNA GTGGGCGGTGGGTCCCGCGCCGTCGGCGTGCGGCGCGAACGGCACGTACGAGTCGCGGGGGAGGCTGACGACGCTTGCGCGCCGGCCGTCGGCGGACAGGTGCACGACCATGACGACGTCGGCGCATCGGCAGGCCGCGCCGCCCGCGTGCCACCGGCTCTTCTCCTCCTTGGTCAGCCCGGCGCGCGAGTCGCTGCCGACGACCAGGACGTTGGTGCCCGTGCCGCCCGGCGCGGGCGCGGCGGCGAGCGCCCAGCCGTAGCCGGAGCCGGCGAGCACGGCCAGGCAGGCGCCGCCGGCGAGGGTGCGGGACAGCGGGGGGAGCGCCATGGGGGTCCTTCCCGGTCGGGAACGGGACACCGGATGCTACGGGGAGGAATGCCCCGGAATATCCCTCAAGGCCGTCGTGTCCCGCCCCGGGCCACCCGGTCGACGCAAGGGACCGGGGCCGCTCCGCCCGGCGCTCGGCGGCTGACCTCGGCGGATCGTGCGCAAGTCGGGTGCCCGCGGAGTGGACTCCTCATTGCGCCATACGCCGATCATGGGTTCTAATTGCGAACTGTTCGCAATAACGGTCGGCCTTCAACAGGGGAGTGGGCATGTCAGTCCGCGGCATACGCGCAGCGGTCTCGGTCACGGCGACGGCGGCGGTGCTCGCGGGGGCCGCCGCCTGCTCGAACCCGGACGCCGACGACGACTCCGGCGGCTCCGGCGGGAACGGCACCACCGCCGTCATCGGCGTTGCCAACGAGCCCGACACCCTCAGCCCGCTCCTCGGCTACGGCAAGGACGGCAACTCCAAGCTCTTCGACGGCCTCCTCGCCCGCGACGGCGACATGGAGCTGAAGCCCGCCCTCGCCCGCGCGCTGCCCGAGATCACCGACGGCGGCACCACGTACACGTACGAGCTGCGCGACGACGTGACGTTCAGCGACGGCGAGCCCTTCACCGCCGCCGACGTCGTCTTCACCTACGAGACCATCCTCGACCCCGGCACCAACAACGCCTCCAAGGGCGACCTGGAAGCCGTCGAGAGCGTCGAGGCCAAGGGGGACGACACCGTCGTCTTCACCCTGGAGTACCCCTACGCGCCCTTCGCCGAGCGCACGGTGCTGCCCATCGCGCCCGAGCACGTCGCCGGCAAGGGCGACGTCAACACCGGCGCGTTCAACACCGAGCCCATCGGCACCGGACCGTACGTGCTGGACAACTGGCGCAAGGGCGAGAAGCTCACCTTCTCCGCCAACCCCGGCTACTGGGGCGGCAAGCCGAAGGTGAGGAAGCTGACCATGGCGATCATCGCCGACGACGACATCCGCGCCACCCGGCTGCGCTCCGGCGACCTCGACGGCGCCATCCTGCCGCCGAACCTCGCCAAGACCTTCGCCGAGGACGACGACAAGCAGACGCTGGCCGCCACCACCGCCGACCACCGCGCCGTCACGCTGCCCACGGACAACCCCGTCACCGGCGACGTCGCCATCCGCCGCGCGCTCGACGTGGCCGTCGACCGCGGCGCGATGGTCGACAAGCTGCTGGAGGGCCGGGGCAAGGCCGCGTACGGGCCGGTGCCCACCGACAGCGAGTGGTTCGCCAAGGGCACCGAGCGCCCGTACGACACCGAGCTGGCCGGGAAGATCCTCGACGACGCCGGCTGGCGCGCGGAGGACGGCGGCATCCGCGAGAAGGACGGGCAGCGCGCCTCGTTCACCCTCTACTACCCCTCCGGCGACAAGCTCCGCCAGGAGCACGCCCTCGCCTTCGCCGGCGACGCCAAGAAGGTCGGCATCGAGGCCAGGGTGGAGAGCGGCACGTGGGAGGTCATCGAGCCGCGGATGGGCGAGGACGCCGTGCTCGCCGGCGGCGGCAGCCCCGCCGACCCCGACTTCGACCTCTACCCGATGCTCTACTCCGAGCTGGCCGGCCAGGGCTTCAACAACATGGCCTCGTACGAGAACCCGGACGTCGACACCGCCCTCGTCGAGGGCCGGGAGAGCGGCGACAAGGCGGAGCGCAAGCGGGCGTACGACAAGGTGCAGCAGGAACTCACCGAGAACCCGGGCTACGTCTTCCTCACCCACATCGACCACATCTACGTCGTCGCCGACACCTGGCGCGGCCTGACCACCCAGGTCGAGCCGCACGAGCACGGCTTCGGCAGCGGGCCCTGGTGGAACGTCGAGAGCTGGCAGCCCGCGTCGTGACCGGGCTGCCGCTGGCCCCGATGGCGCGGATGGCCGGGCGGCGGCTGCTGTACGCCGTCCCCGTCCTGCTGGCCGTCACCTTCGGGGTGTTCGCCATCGCCGCCGCCTCGCCGTTCGACCCGGTGAAGGCGTACGCGGGCACCGCCGGGTTCAGCGCCTCCGGGGAGGCGCTGGACCAGCTCCGCGACAGCCTCGGCGCCGACGACCCGTTCGTCACCCGCTGGTGGGACTGGCTCTCCGCCGTCGTCACCGGCGACCTCGGCCAGTCGACCAGCATGCGCCAGCCGGTCGCCGACGTCATCGGCGAGCGCATCGGCTGGACGGTGCTGCTGTGCGCGGTCGCGTTCGCCGTCGCCATCGTCGTCGGCACGCTGCTCGGCGCGCTCGCCGCGCGCCGCCGCGGCGGGCTGCTCGACCGGGCCGTCACCTCCGTCGCGTACGCCATGGAGGCGGCACCGCCGTTCTGGCTCGGGCTGCTCGCCGTCTGGCTCTTCGCGCTCCAGCTCGACGCGCTGCCGGCCGGCGGACTCACCGACACCGGCACGGACGCCGTCACCTTCGGGCAGGTCGCCGAGCACGTGCTGCTGCCCGCGTCGGTGCTCGCCGTCTCGCAGATGCCGTGGTTCGTCCTCTACGTCCGCCAGGGCGTCGGCGACGCGCTGGACGAGGACCCGGTGCGCGGCGCCCGCTCCCGCGGCCTCGCCGAGCGCACGGTGCTGCTGGGGCATGCGCTGCGCTCCGGGCTGCTGCCCGTGCTCACCCTGATCGGCACCCGGGTGCCGGAGCTGATCACCGGCGCGCTGCTCATCGAGACCGTCTTCAGTTGGCCGGGCATCGCCGCGGCCACCGTCGAGGCCGCCACCTCCGTCGACTTCCCGCTGCTCGCCGCGCTGACCGTGCTGGCGACGGCGGCGGTGCTGCTCGGCAACCTGCTGTCCGACCTGTTGTACGGGCTCGCCGACCCGAGAGTGGGCTTCGATGGCTGAGGCAGTACGGAAGCCGGGCGCGCCCGCCGCGCCGCCGGGCGCGACCCGCTGGCGCACCCGCGGCACCGGCCGCAAGTCGGTGCGTACGCTGCGCGTCCGCACCTCCGCCGCGGTCGTCGCGCTCGCCGTCCTCGCGGTGCTCGTCGTACCGCCGCTGGTCCAACTCGACCAGCAGGCCGTCGACATCGGCAACAAGCTCGCCGCACCGTCCCTCTCCCACCCCTTCGGCACCGACGACGTCGGCCGCGACGTGCTGCTGCGCTGCGTCTACGGACTGCGCGTCTCGCTGCTCGTCGGGGTGGTCGCCGCGCTCGTCGCCACCGTCGTCGGCACCGCCGTCGGG from Streptomyces sp. CMB-StM0423 includes the following:
- a CDS encoding ABC transporter permease — translated: MARMAGRRLLYAVPVLLAVTFGVFAIAAASPFDPVKAYAGTAGFSASGEALDQLRDSLGADDPFVTRWWDWLSAVVTGDLGQSTSMRQPVADVIGERIGWTVLLCAVAFAVAIVVGTLLGALAARRRGGLLDRAVTSVAYAMEAAPPFWLGLLAVWLFALQLDALPAGGLTDTGTDAVTFGQVAEHVLLPASVLAVSQMPWFVLYVRQGVGDALDEDPVRGARSRGLAERTVLLGHALRSGLLPVLTLIGTRVPELITGALLIETVFSWPGIAAATVEAATSVDFPLLAALTVLATAAVLLGNLLSDLLYGLADPRVGFDG
- a CDS encoding ABC transporter substrate-binding protein — protein: MSVRGIRAAVSVTATAAVLAGAAACSNPDADDDSGGSGGNGTTAVIGVANEPDTLSPLLGYGKDGNSKLFDGLLARDGDMELKPALARALPEITDGGTTYTYELRDDVTFSDGEPFTAADVVFTYETILDPGTNNASKGDLEAVESVEAKGDDTVVFTLEYPYAPFAERTVLPIAPEHVAGKGDVNTGAFNTEPIGTGPYVLDNWRKGEKLTFSANPGYWGGKPKVRKLTMAIIADDDIRATRLRSGDLDGAILPPNLAKTFAEDDDKQTLAATTADHRAVTLPTDNPVTGDVAIRRALDVAVDRGAMVDKLLEGRGKAAYGPVPTDSEWFAKGTERPYDTELAGKILDDAGWRAEDGGIREKDGQRASFTLYYPSGDKLRQEHALAFAGDAKKVGIEARVESGTWEVIEPRMGEDAVLAGGGSPADPDFDLYPMLYSELAGQGFNNMASYENPDVDTALVEGRESGDKAERKRAYDKVQQELTENPGYVFLTHIDHIYVVADTWRGLTTQVEPHEHGFGSGPWWNVESWQPAS